In the genome of Streptomyces sp. V2I9, one region contains:
- a CDS encoding TetR/AcrR family transcriptional regulator, with protein MTDDPDSPAPRSAGARRGRPPSNALSRERILDAALAVLEREGPEALTLRRLGADLGSNHTAVLRYFSGKDDILLGLAERLIAEAVDGFGPGPTWRATLTDLARRVRRACLAHPALAVLVASRVSRRDAEFRGADLVIGALLEAGFAPREAARYYRALVDVTLAMSSFEAASAVPDGADREGDRMAWQREYLAASPRRFPHLASVAPHLAHADEDDQFEFVMDLLLNAVEARAGDGS; from the coding sequence ATGACGGACGATCCCGACAGCCCGGCCCCCCGTTCCGCCGGCGCCAGGCGAGGGCGTCCCCCGTCGAACGCGCTCAGCCGGGAACGCATCCTGGACGCCGCCCTGGCGGTGCTGGAGCGGGAAGGACCGGAGGCGCTCACGCTGCGCAGGCTCGGCGCCGACCTCGGCTCCAACCACACGGCGGTGCTGCGCTACTTCTCCGGCAAGGACGACATCCTCCTCGGCCTGGCCGAGCGGCTGATCGCGGAGGCCGTCGACGGCTTCGGGCCCGGCCCGACCTGGCGGGCCACCCTGACCGACCTGGCCCGCAGGGTCCGCCGGGCCTGCCTGGCGCACCCCGCCCTGGCCGTCCTGGTCGCCTCGCGGGTCTCCCGGCGCGACGCGGAGTTCCGGGGCGCGGACCTGGTGATCGGCGCGCTGCTGGAGGCGGGCTTCGCACCGCGGGAGGCCGCCCGCTACTACCGCGCGCTGGTCGACGTCACCCTGGCGATGAGCTCCTTCGAGGCGGCCTCGGCGGTTCCGGACGGGGCGGACCGGGAAGGCGACCGGATGGCCTGGCAGCGCGAGTACCTCGCCGCCTCCCCCCGGCGCTTCCCGCACCTGGCCTCCGTGGCCCCGCATCTGGCGCACGCCGACGAGGACGACCAGTTCGAGTTCGTCATGGACCTGCTCCTGAACGCGGTGGAGGCCCGCGCCGGGGACGGGTCGTAG
- a CDS encoding BTAD domain-containing putative transcriptional regulator, which produces MDRDDGPRVRIPEQRAPEQPATADTLRFTVLGPVRAWRGSELLPSGSPQQRALLAALLLREGRTATANELIAAFWGEDPPSQALATIRTYASRLRKTLGQDTLVSESGGYAIRTDRGALDLTLAQDLAAEAEKARACGDRGQARTLIDKVLGLWDGEALASVPGPYADNQRTRLEEWRLQLTETRLDLDLEVGCHAEAVSELTALTAAHPLRERLRELLMVALYRSGRQAEALAVYADTRRLLAEELGVDPRPELAQLQQRILRADEELARPADEPAPAPAPLRPAQLPATVPDFTGRTAFVSELGGRLATAEGSVMAVSALAGIGGVGKTTLAVHVAHQARPHFPDGQLYVDLQGAGARAAEPETVLGSFLRALGTADSAIPDTLDERAALYRSTLDGRRVLVLLDNAHDAAQIRPLLPGTPGCAALVTSRVRMVDLAGAHLVDLDVMSPEEALQLFTRIVGAERVGAEREAALDVVAACGFLPLAIRIAASRLAARRTWTVSVLAAKLADERRRLDELQAGDLAVKATFELGYGQLEPAQARAFRLLGLADGPDISLAAAAALLDRDPHAAEDLLEALVDTSLVESAAPGRYRYHDLVRLYARACAERDEEPAARESALSRLLDFYLATAAGVYALERPGDRLADHREPTRYSGLTFADRHSAQDWLYAEANSLLACVRQTSGAGAVRRAVDLLWATKDLAESGANSKQYEAAAIMMRDLAQATGDARAEGRALITLTNARLVAGRFDQAERDAQRATRLARAVNDPLPSCWAPNDLGIIALYQNRHAEGESYLEQAIANFRADGNRPGEASALCNLSRIHLAMGNTASAVALAQQGIDIYDELGHALRGANGRYALGLALTQSGRLADATDQLHDALAVFRDSRQRLWEGMATFRLAEVDLAAGLPAQAATKSEQALAILRGIGGEWRRGNVLTVLGRALNEIGQPGRAQVCWREALDIYEALGSAEIEGVRKLLVPTLPG; this is translated from the coding sequence ATGGACCGTGACGACGGGCCACGCGTGCGCATACCGGAGCAGCGCGCTCCGGAGCAACCGGCTACCGCGGACACCCTCAGGTTCACCGTGCTCGGGCCCGTACGGGCCTGGCGCGGCTCGGAGTTGCTCCCCTCCGGCTCTCCCCAGCAGCGCGCCCTGCTGGCCGCCCTGCTGCTGCGCGAGGGCCGGACGGCCACCGCGAACGAGCTGATCGCCGCGTTCTGGGGCGAGGACCCGCCCTCGCAGGCACTGGCCACGATCCGCACGTACGCCTCCCGGCTGCGCAAGACGCTGGGCCAGGACACCCTGGTGAGCGAGTCCGGCGGCTACGCGATCCGCACCGACCGGGGCGCGCTCGACCTGACGCTGGCCCAGGACCTGGCCGCCGAGGCGGAGAAGGCCCGCGCGTGCGGCGACCGCGGCCAGGCCCGCACCCTGATCGACAAGGTGCTGGGGCTGTGGGACGGCGAGGCGCTGGCGTCGGTGCCGGGGCCGTACGCGGACAACCAGCGGACCCGGCTGGAGGAGTGGCGGCTCCAGCTCACCGAGACCCGGCTCGATCTGGACCTGGAGGTCGGCTGCCACGCGGAGGCCGTCTCCGAGCTGACCGCGCTCACCGCCGCGCACCCGTTGCGGGAACGGCTGCGGGAGTTGCTGATGGTGGCGCTGTACCGCAGCGGCCGGCAGGCCGAGGCGCTCGCGGTGTACGCGGACACCCGCCGGCTCCTCGCGGAGGAGCTGGGCGTCGACCCGCGCCCCGAACTGGCCCAGCTCCAGCAGCGCATCCTGCGCGCCGACGAGGAGCTGGCCCGCCCCGCGGACGAGCCGGCGCCCGCGCCCGCGCCGCTGCGGCCCGCACAACTCCCGGCGACGGTGCCCGACTTCACCGGGCGGACCGCGTTCGTGTCGGAGCTGGGCGGCCGGCTGGCCACCGCCGAGGGCTCGGTGATGGCCGTCTCCGCGCTGGCCGGGATCGGCGGCGTCGGCAAGACCACGCTGGCGGTCCACGTCGCCCACCAGGCCCGCCCGCACTTCCCGGACGGGCAGCTCTACGTGGACCTCCAGGGGGCGGGCGCGCGCGCGGCGGAACCGGAGACCGTGCTCGGCTCGTTCCTGCGGGCGCTCGGGACGGCGGACTCGGCGATCCCGGACACGCTGGACGAACGGGCCGCGCTGTACCGCTCGACGCTGGACGGCCGTCGCGTCCTGGTCCTCCTGGACAACGCCCACGACGCCGCCCAGATCCGCCCCCTGCTGCCCGGCACGCCGGGGTGCGCCGCGCTGGTGACGAGCCGGGTGCGGATGGTGGACCTGGCCGGGGCGCACCTGGTGGACCTGGATGTGATGTCGCCCGAGGAGGCGCTCCAGCTGTTCACGCGGATCGTCGGCGCGGAGCGGGTGGGCGCGGAGCGCGAGGCGGCCCTGGACGTGGTGGCCGCGTGCGGCTTCCTGCCGCTGGCCATCCGTATCGCCGCCTCCCGGCTGGCCGCCCGCCGCACCTGGACGGTCTCGGTCCTCGCCGCGAAGCTGGCCGACGAGCGCCGCCGCCTGGACGAGTTGCAGGCGGGCGACCTCGCGGTGAAGGCCACGTTCGAACTCGGCTACGGCCAGCTGGAACCGGCCCAGGCCCGCGCCTTCCGGCTGCTGGGCCTGGCGGACGGCCCGGACATCTCCCTCGCCGCGGCGGCGGCCCTGCTGGACCGGGACCCGCACGCGGCGGAGGACCTGCTGGAGGCGCTGGTCGACACGAGCCTGGTGGAGTCGGCCGCTCCGGGCCGCTACCGCTACCACGACCTGGTCCGCCTCTACGCGCGTGCGTGCGCGGAGCGGGACGAGGAGCCTGCGGCACGGGAGTCGGCACTGTCGCGGCTGCTGGACTTCTACCTGGCGACGGCGGCGGGGGTGTACGCGCTGGAGCGGCCGGGGGACCGGCTGGCCGACCACCGCGAACCCACCCGGTACAGCGGGCTGACGTTCGCCGACCGGCACAGCGCACAGGACTGGCTCTACGCGGAGGCCAACTCCCTGCTCGCCTGCGTACGTCAGACCTCGGGGGCCGGAGCTGTGCGCCGCGCGGTCGACCTGCTCTGGGCCACCAAGGACCTCGCGGAGTCGGGCGCGAACTCCAAGCAGTACGAGGCCGCGGCGATCATGATGCGCGATCTGGCGCAAGCCACCGGCGATGCGCGGGCCGAGGGCCGGGCGCTGATCACCCTCACCAACGCCCGCCTCGTCGCGGGCCGGTTCGACCAGGCGGAGCGCGACGCGCAGCGCGCCACGCGGCTCGCCCGCGCCGTGAACGACCCCCTGCCCAGTTGCTGGGCCCCGAACGACCTCGGCATCATCGCGCTGTACCAGAACCGGCATGCGGAGGGGGAGAGCTACCTGGAGCAGGCGATCGCCAACTTCCGGGCCGACGGCAACCGCCCCGGTGAGGCGAGCGCCCTGTGCAACCTCTCCCGCATCCACCTCGCCATGGGGAACACGGCGAGCGCGGTGGCCCTCGCCCAGCAGGGCATCGACATCTACGACGAACTCGGCCACGCGCTGCGCGGCGCGAACGGTCGTTACGCGCTGGGCCTCGCCCTCACCCAGAGCGGGCGGCTTGCCGATGCGACGGACCAACTCCACGACGCGCTGGCGGTGTTCCGGGACAGCCGGCAGCGCCTCTGGGAGGGAATGGCGACGTTCCGCCTGGCGGAGGTCGATCTGGCGGCGGGCCTGCCGGCGCAGGCGGCCACGAAGTCCGAACAGGCTCTCGCCATCCTGCGCGGCATCGGCGGGGAGTGGCGACGCGGCAATGTCCTCACCGTCCTGGGCCGGGCGCTGAACGAGATCGGGCAGCCGGGCCGGGCCCAGGTGTGCTGGCGCGAAGCGCTGGACATCTATGAAGCGCTCGGATCGGCGGAGATCGAAGGTGTTCGGAAGCTGCTGGTGCCGACCCTGCCCGGATGA
- a CDS encoding serine hydrolase — translation MAGDRAWVTGAGVVAAVGAAAAGARWVWRHQDELVLRPPVNEWTFTHMSLLLPTETVPRAARPSPLPGAPRPLEFTYTWDGARRTLSDLHARTRTTGFAVVHRGRLVHEEYPGRFAGPDRRFQLFSLTKSVTSALIGIALEEGAIGSADDKAVVYCPQLAGSAFDGPTIEDLLHMSSGAGGVEDYEDPDAPVNRLMRAVTGQGGTVLEAVRSVRPHSAPGTRFNYSTLDTQVLGWVLEAATGRTLARYAAERLWGPIGAESDAYYALSRGLPRTAVGGGSFNASVRDMARFGLLMARGGRWDGRQVVPRSWVERGRGAGLPHLEAGALGERYPGHYGYANQWWTHGGERRAFTGLGIYGQYLWVDPDADAVVVKTSAWPVADDPALDGETATALTALVAHLAADA, via the coding sequence ATGGCGGGCGACAGGGCATGGGTGACCGGGGCCGGGGTGGTCGCCGCGGTCGGGGCGGCGGCAGCGGGCGCCCGGTGGGTGTGGCGGCACCAGGACGAACTGGTGCTGCGGCCGCCGGTCAACGAGTGGACGTTCACGCACATGTCGCTGCTGCTGCCGACCGAGACGGTGCCGCGCGCCGCCCGCCCGAGCCCGCTGCCCGGGGCCCCCCGCCCGCTGGAGTTCACGTACACGTGGGACGGGGCGAGGCGCACGCTGTCCGACCTGCACGCCCGGACGCGGACGACCGGGTTCGCGGTGGTGCACCGGGGGCGGCTGGTGCACGAGGAGTATCCGGGGCGGTTCGCGGGGCCGGACCGCCGGTTCCAGCTCTTCTCGCTGACGAAGTCGGTGACCTCGGCGCTGATCGGTATCGCGCTGGAGGAGGGTGCGATCGGTTCGGCGGACGACAAAGCCGTCGTGTACTGCCCGCAGCTGGCCGGCTCGGCGTTCGACGGCCCGACGATCGAGGACCTGCTGCACATGAGCAGCGGCGCGGGCGGGGTGGAGGACTACGAGGACCCGGACGCCCCCGTCAACCGGCTGATGCGGGCGGTCACCGGGCAGGGCGGCACCGTGCTGGAGGCCGTGCGGTCGGTCCGTCCGCACAGCGCGCCGGGGACCCGGTTCAACTACTCGACGCTCGACACCCAGGTGCTGGGCTGGGTCCTGGAAGCGGCCACCGGCCGGACGCTGGCGCGGTACGCCGCCGAGCGGCTCTGGGGGCCGATCGGGGCGGAGTCGGACGCGTACTACGCCCTGTCGCGGGGCCTGCCGCGTACGGCCGTCGGCGGCGGATCGTTCAACGCGTCGGTGCGGGACATGGCCCGGTTCGGGCTGCTGATGGCCCGCGGCGGCCGGTGGGACGGGCGGCAGGTCGTACCGCGCTCGTGGGTCGAGCGCGGCCGCGGCGCGGGCCTGCCGCATCTGGAGGCCGGCGCGCTCGGCGAGCGGTACCCCGGCCACTACGGCTACGCCAACCAGTGGTGGACCCACGGCGGTGAGCGCCGCGCCTTCACCGGCCTCGGGATCTACGGCCAGTACCTGTGGGTGGACCCGGACGCCGACGCGGTGGTGGTGAAGACCAGCGCCTGGCCGGTGGCCGACGACCCCGCGCTGGACGGCGAGACCGCGACGGCGCTCACGGCGCTGGTGGCCCACCTCGCGGCGGACGCGTAG